A segment of the Desulfobacterales bacterium genome:
CATGAGAATTATATCAGGATGTAATTCTTTTGCCTTTAACAATGCCTGCTCTCCAGAAAATGCTGTTCCAATAACATTATATCCCATGAGTGTAAGTCTTTCTTCTAATTGAGTCGTAATATAGGCTTCATCATCCACTATAAGAATGCTGCACATTTGTCCCTCCTGCAAGTTGTTATATTTATTGGCATCCTTCATATTGAATGAAACGTAGTTAATACTTTATTTAAACTGGATTCCCGCCTTCGCGGGAATCCAGAATTAAAAGTGTAAAATAAAATTGAAGGATGCCTATTTATTTAATCTGAAACTCAAACATAATTTCTGTTCCATGATTCCTATTTATAAACAAGTTCCCTTGCAATTGAAAGCATATTGTATTTTTTAACAATTTAAGTCCAATTGTTTTAGGATTTAATATATCAATTTCTTCAGGCATACCTATTCCATCATCTTTGATTGATACTTTTATCATATCCTCATATTTATTCATCCTAATTTCAATTAAACCATTTTCCCTTTGCTTAAAAGCGTGCTTAAATGAATTTGTGATTATTTCATTTATAACAAGAGAGCATGAAACAGCCTGAGTGATAGGCAATATAATATCATCTTCAATCTGAATTTCTGATACTATGGACCCCTTTCCATAAAAATTTTTAATAGTTCTAATAAGTTCAAAAAGATGCTCTTTCATATTAACAGCATCAAAGTTTTTTGTTTTATAAAGCTGGCTGTGTATTAATGCTATTGTATAAATTTTTGATTTTGCATCTTTGAGAACTTCTAATACATTAGTTGCATTTGGTTTCATACTTTCTAAATCAAGTAAACTCGATATTATTTGGAGATTATTTTTTACCCTATGATGAACTTCCTTTATTAATAATTCTTTTTCCTTGATTGAAATTTCAAGCTTTTCTTGAACTCTTTTCATATCTGTCAAGTCATCAATTATAATAACAATTTCCATAGTTGGAAGGCGGTAGCAATGACATTCAAAAAAATGATTTTCATTTTGAATAGAGGAGCTGATGGATATCCCAGACGAATAAACTTTATTTAAAAGTAATAAATATTTGTTATCAGTTAAAAGTTTGGAAATAGAATTATCAATATGATAGGAAATCTCTGAAATACTTTTATCTATTAGAGATTCCTTGATGTGCGTCATATTCTGAAAAAAAGGATTACAATCTAAAACTATAAAATCTTTACCTTCATTAACTGCCTGGCATATCACAATACCTTTATCAACATTTTCAAATAGGAGTCTACACCTTGCATCTTTATTAATAAGTTCCTGTTCAAGCCGCTTTATATTTGTAATATCCTTTATGCTCGTAACAAAAAATGAATTATTCCCATTAATATTAAGCAAATGAATATTGATTAATGCATTAATTATTTTATCGTTTTTAGTTTTTAAATTTACATGACAGTCAGAAATATATCCGTTTTTTTTAGCTATATTAATTAATTTGATGAGTTCAGTTTTATTTTCATAAATATTAAAAGACTTTACATCATTGAATTCTTTAAAAGAATATCCGATAATTTTAGATATTTGTTCATTATATCCAATTATATTGCCTTCTCGGTCAGATATGATCATTCCAAACGGGATATTTTCAAATAAATCTAAATATTGTAATTGTGAAGATATCAAGTCTTCCTTTAATTTTGTTGTTGATTTTTTGTGAAATTTTTCAAGTTCAACAATTGTTTTATCTTTTTTTAAAATTGCTTTTTCAAGAATATCGATTCGAGTTTGTAGATCTTTATATGAAGGATTCTCTGGATTCATTTGGTTGGTCATATTATGCTTCTATTTAAAACTGACATATTATTACTGTTTTAAGATGATAAAATTTTGATTAGCCTTTACTTTTAGCCTTAGTCACCTGAATCATACGTCACTTTTATGGCTAAAAAAAGAGAAGCCTTATCGAGCTTGAAGAATTTTAGTTACTTTTATAAGATCTTCTGGCTTATCTACTCCTATACTTATGTGGGAGGTAATGACAACTGTTATAGGAATATCGTTTTCAAGAAGTCGGAGTTGTTCAAGCTTTTCTGCTTTTTCAAGACTGCTTTCTCCTAATTCAGTAAATTTTTTTAAATATTCCATACGAAAGGCATAAAGC
Coding sequences within it:
- a CDS encoding PAS domain S-box protein; amino-acid sequence: MTNQMNPENPSYKDLQTRIDILEKAILKKDKTIVELEKFHKKSTTKLKEDLISSQLQYLDLFENIPFGMIISDREGNIIGYNEQISKIIGYSFKEFNDVKSFNIYENKTELIKLINIAKKNGYISDCHVNLKTKNDKIINALINIHLLNINGNNSFFVTSIKDITNIKRLEQELINKDARCRLLFENVDKGIVICQAVNEGKDFIVLDCNPFFQNMTHIKESLIDKSISEISYHIDNSISKLLTDNKYLLLLNKVYSSGISISSSIQNENHFFECHCYRLPTMEIVIIIDDLTDMKRVQEKLEISIKEKELLIKEVHHRVKNNLQIISSLLDLESMKPNATNVLEVLKDAKSKIYTIALIHSQLYKTKNFDAVNMKEHLFELIRTIKNFYGKGSIVSEIQIEDDIILPITQAVSCSLVINEIITNSFKHAFKQRENGLIEIRMNKYEDMIKVSIKDDGIGMPEEIDILNPKTIGLKLLKNTICFQLQGNLFINRNHGTEIMFEFQIK